A genomic region of Marinobacter szutsaonensis contains the following coding sequences:
- the ftsL gene encoding cell division protein FtsL: MGAVAIEQPVKTAKLNRQRVRDGVATAVRISQQVFDATRQKRVLVSLGLMAVLVASSIGVVVSAHENRELFNTLSQLQAQRDQYQREWSQLLLEQSALSAHGRVEALASERLGMVVPGREDIVLVPLMSPASAR, from the coding sequence ATGGGCGCGGTAGCCATAGAACAACCGGTCAAGACGGCGAAACTGAACAGGCAAAGGGTCCGCGATGGTGTTGCCACAGCGGTTCGCATTTCGCAGCAGGTATTCGATGCCACCCGCCAGAAGCGGGTGCTGGTGTCTCTGGGCCTGATGGCTGTGCTGGTGGCATCGTCCATCGGCGTGGTGGTCAGTGCCCACGAGAACCGGGAGTTGTTCAATACCCTGTCCCAGTTGCAGGCGCAGCGGGACCAGTACCAGAGGGAGTGGAGTCAGTTGCTGCTCGAGCAGAGTGCTCTCAGCGCCCACGGCCGTGTGGAGGCACTGGCTTCCGAGCGGCTTGGTATGGTCGTTCCGGGCCGTGAGGATATTGTCCTGGTACCGCTGATGTCGCCGGCATCGGCCCGGTAA
- the mraY gene encoding phospho-N-acetylmuramoyl-pentapeptide-transferase — MLLWLTEVLSQYFSELTVFQYLTLRAILGILTALLISLIIGPMMIRKLSQYQIGQAVRDDGPQTHLSKAGTPTMGGALILVAIAVSTLLWADLTNRYVWITLLVTMLFGAIGWVDDYRKVVERNPRGLPAKWKYFWQSVIGAGAAIFLYFSSALPQETSLYLPFLKDVSLTLGPVMFILLSYFVIVGSSNAVNLTDGLDGLAIMPTVMVAGALAIFAYVSGHAQFANYLLIPHLPGTGELIIFCGSLVGAGLGFLWFNTYPAQVFMGDVGALALGAALGVVAVIVRQEIVLFIMGGIFVMETISVILQVASFRLTGRRIFRMAPLHHHFELKGWPEPRVIVRFWVVTVVLVLIGLASLKIR, encoded by the coding sequence ATGCTGCTCTGGCTGACAGAGGTTCTATCTCAATATTTTTCCGAACTGACGGTGTTTCAGTACCTGACGCTGCGCGCGATTCTGGGGATTCTGACGGCACTGCTGATCTCGCTCATTATCGGGCCGATGATGATTCGCAAGCTCAGCCAGTACCAGATCGGCCAGGCGGTTCGGGATGATGGCCCCCAGACTCATCTCAGCAAGGCGGGCACTCCGACCATGGGCGGCGCACTGATCCTGGTGGCCATTGCCGTCAGTACCCTGCTGTGGGCAGACCTGACCAACCGTTATGTGTGGATCACCCTGCTGGTCACCATGCTGTTCGGCGCCATTGGCTGGGTCGATGACTATCGCAAGGTGGTGGAGCGCAATCCCCGGGGGCTTCCGGCGAAATGGAAATACTTCTGGCAGTCGGTGATCGGCGCCGGTGCGGCGATTTTCCTGTACTTCAGCTCCGCGCTGCCCCAGGAGACTTCCCTGTATCTGCCGTTCCTGAAGGACGTTTCCCTGACCCTGGGCCCGGTAATGTTCATCCTGCTCAGCTATTTCGTGATCGTGGGCAGCAGCAACGCGGTCAACCTGACCGACGGCCTGGATGGACTGGCGATCATGCCCACGGTCATGGTTGCCGGCGCGCTGGCCATTTTCGCCTATGTGTCCGGACACGCCCAGTTTGCCAATTACCTGCTGATTCCCCACCTGCCGGGAACCGGTGAGCTCATTATCTTCTGCGGTTCCCTGGTGGGTGCCGGGCTCGGGTTTCTGTGGTTCAACACCTATCCGGCCCAGGTCTTCATGGGTGATGTTGGAGCGCTGGCCTTGGGGGCAGCCCTCGGTGTGGTGGCGGTCATCGTGCGCCAGGAAATCGTGCTGTTCATCATGGGCGGGATCTTCGTGATGGAGACCATTTCGGTGATCCTGCAGGTGGCGTCGTTCCGCCTGACCGGCCGCCGGATTTTCCGGATGGCGCCGCTGCACCATCATTTTGAATTGAAAGGCTGGCCTGAACCCCGCGTTATCGTGCGGTTCTGGGTGGTCACTGTGGTTCTGGTCCTGATTGGCCTGGCCAGTCTGAAGATACGATAG
- the rsmI gene encoding 16S rRNA (cytidine(1402)-2'-O)-methyltransferase, protein MKETRQAGGGPGTLYIVATPIGNLGDLSPRAEQVLSSVAIVAAEDTRHSGRLLQHLGLSKPMIALHEHNERERVDRVLKELLAGKDLALISDAGTPLISDPGYVVVREARAAGIRVSPIPGPCALVTALSAAGLPTDRFLFAGFLPAKRTGRKSALEALKREPATLVFYESPHRILDTLADLVSVLDGERELVLGRELTKTFETFYSGSAEDVLAELQADPHGSKGEFVVVVRGAEASGRAEAESGLDVDKLLGLLLAELPVKKVAKIVAELTGGSKNELYQRALELKDR, encoded by the coding sequence ATGAAAGAAACAAGGCAAGCAGGTGGCGGGCCGGGCACCCTGTATATTGTGGCAACGCCCATCGGCAACCTTGGGGATCTTTCGCCGCGGGCAGAGCAGGTGCTGTCATCGGTGGCGATTGTTGCCGCTGAGGATACCCGTCATAGTGGTCGACTGCTGCAGCACCTGGGCCTTAGCAAGCCTATGATCGCTCTGCACGAGCATAACGAGCGCGAGCGGGTCGATCGGGTCCTTAAGGAGTTGCTGGCGGGCAAGGACCTGGCGTTGATCTCCGATGCCGGCACGCCGCTGATCTCCGATCCGGGATATGTGGTGGTCCGCGAGGCGAGGGCTGCGGGAATCCGGGTGAGTCCGATCCCCGGTCCCTGCGCTCTCGTGACTGCGCTGAGCGCCGCCGGCCTCCCCACTGACCGTTTCCTGTTTGCCGGTTTCCTGCCGGCAAAACGCACCGGCAGAAAGTCGGCGCTGGAAGCCCTGAAGCGCGAGCCGGCGACGCTGGTGTTTTACGAGTCACCCCACCGGATATTGGACACCCTGGCCGATCTCGTCTCCGTGCTGGATGGCGAACGCGAGTTGGTGCTGGGGCGTGAGCTGACCAAAACCTTCGAGACTTTCTACAGTGGTTCCGCGGAGGATGTGCTGGCAGAGCTGCAGGCGGACCCCCATGGCAGCAAGGGAGAATTCGTGGTGGTTGTGCGTGGCGCCGAGGCATCGGGCCGGGCTGAAGCGGAGTCCGGACTGGATGTGGACAAGCTCCTTGGATTGCTTCTGGCCGAGCTGCCGGTAAAGAAAGTGGCAAAGATCGTTGCCGAGCTGACCGGCGGTTCCAAGAACGAGTTGTATCAGCGGGCTCTGGAGCTCAAGGACCGCTGA
- the murF gene encoding UDP-N-acetylmuramoyl-tripeptide--D-alanyl-D-alanine ligase, giving the protein MMRAFSLAEARDWTGARCAAQSLESVRYEGVSTDTRTLAQGDLFVALRGENFDGHRFLAKAQEAGAVAAVVDTEDSSITIPQLVVTDTVEALARLAEGNRKESTVQLVAVTGSSGKTTVREMTAAVLSRMGPTLATEGNLNNHIGVPLTLFRLAPEHRFAAIELGASGLGEIAHTVAVARPQVVILTNAGQAHLEGFGSYENIVRAKGEIIEGVAEGGLVVLNRDDPAFDQWLERAGNRRVVSVSRLGHPEADYQVMDARVSGAGQQLTVTGPDGWSCTLTLSFPGEHNRSNALMAIAATRELGATDQQLEDSLAGIQSVKGRLQMLDLGRGLTLIDDSYNANPASMKAAVAVLAERAGQRVAVFGAMAELGPDARALHAEVGAAAKERGIDRLMVVGPGCEGYVDGFGPEAEQFPTHEEAVNAIVSTLGSEITVLVKGSRSSAMDRVVEGIKEKVNN; this is encoded by the coding sequence ATGATGCGCGCCTTTTCGCTGGCCGAGGCCCGTGACTGGACTGGCGCCAGGTGCGCTGCGCAGTCATTGGAATCCGTCCGGTATGAAGGGGTATCAACCGACACCCGGACGCTGGCGCAAGGGGATCTGTTCGTCGCCCTGCGGGGTGAGAATTTTGATGGACACCGGTTCCTGGCAAAGGCACAGGAGGCCGGTGCAGTGGCGGCGGTGGTGGACACCGAAGACAGCAGTATCACCATCCCGCAACTGGTGGTTACCGATACCGTCGAGGCCCTGGCCCGGCTGGCGGAGGGCAACCGGAAAGAGAGCACGGTGCAACTGGTGGCTGTCACCGGAAGCAGTGGCAAGACCACAGTCCGGGAAATGACCGCGGCGGTGCTGTCGCGCATGGGGCCGACCCTGGCGACCGAGGGCAACCTGAACAACCACATCGGGGTGCCCCTGACGCTGTTCCGCCTGGCCCCTGAACACCGGTTTGCCGCTATCGAGCTGGGCGCCAGTGGACTGGGCGAGATCGCCCATACGGTGGCGGTAGCCAGGCCACAGGTGGTGATCCTGACCAACGCCGGCCAGGCTCACCTGGAAGGGTTCGGGAGCTATGAAAACATTGTCCGGGCCAAGGGCGAGATCATCGAGGGCGTTGCCGAGGGTGGTCTTGTGGTTCTGAACCGGGACGATCCCGCTTTCGACCAGTGGCTGGAACGGGCGGGAAATCGCCGCGTGGTCAGTGTCAGCCGACTCGGACATCCGGAAGCGGATTACCAGGTCATGGACGCCAGAGTGTCTGGCGCGGGTCAGCAACTAACAGTGACCGGCCCCGATGGCTGGTCCTGCACCCTCACGCTTTCGTTTCCGGGTGAGCACAACCGGAGTAACGCCCTGATGGCGATCGCTGCGACCAGGGAGCTGGGTGCCACCGATCAGCAGCTGGAGGACAGCCTGGCGGGTATCCAGTCCGTCAAGGGCCGTCTTCAGATGCTGGATCTGGGTCGGGGACTGACCCTGATCGACGACAGTTACAACGCCAACCCTGCGTCCATGAAAGCGGCGGTGGCAGTGCTCGCTGAACGGGCGGGCCAACGGGTGGCAGTCTTTGGGGCCATGGCCGAACTGGGCCCGGATGCCCGCGCCCTGCACGCCGAAGTGGGAGCCGCCGCGAAAGAAAGGGGCATCGACCGTTTGATGGTAGTGGGCCCCGGTTGTGAAGGTTATGTGGATGGATTCGGGCCGGAAGCCGAGCAGTTTCCGACCCATGAAGAGGCAGTGAATGCCATCGTCAGTACCCTTGGTTCTGAAATCACCGTGCTGGTGAAGGGTTCTCGCAGTTCCGCCATGGATCGCGTGGTGGAGGGAATTAAAGAAAAGGTGAATAACTAA
- the mraZ gene encoding division/cell wall cluster transcriptional repressor MraZ, producing the protein MSNFLGSHAINMDAKGRLAIPAKVREELSQICGGRIVLTANADEERCLLVYPEPEWEVLRPKIEALPNMNKAARRLQRLLLGNAAPMELDSAGRILIPPTLRSYAHLEKKLMLIGQGKKLELWSEERWFAWLDESSGDEDMPPEMEALSL; encoded by the coding sequence ATGAGCAATTTTCTGGGCAGTCATGCCATCAACATGGATGCGAAGGGTCGCCTGGCGATCCCCGCCAAGGTCCGCGAGGAGCTCTCGCAGATCTGTGGTGGCCGCATCGTGCTGACGGCCAATGCCGACGAAGAGCGCTGTCTTCTGGTGTATCCGGAGCCCGAGTGGGAGGTCCTGCGCCCCAAGATTGAAGCCCTGCCCAACATGAACAAGGCCGCCAGGCGGCTGCAGCGCCTGTTACTCGGTAATGCTGCACCCATGGAGCTGGACTCTGCGGGTCGTATCCTGATTCCGCCCACACTTCGAAGCTACGCCCATCTGGAGAAGAAGCTCATGCTGATCGGTCAGGGCAAAAAGCTGGAGCTCTGGAGCGAGGAGCGCTGGTTCGCCTGGCTGGACGAGTCTTCAGGCGATGAGGACATGCCGCCGGAAATGGAGGCGCTTTCCCTATGA
- the rsmH gene encoding 16S rRNA (cytosine(1402)-N(4))-methyltransferase RsmH, producing MTSEHNQKDGADYAHRSVLLDSAVDYLVGDPDGRYVDGTFGRGGHSRLILERLGPNGHLLGFDKDPEAIRVAEALAAEDPRFSWFHGSFAELALAMARRDWDEIDGLLLDLGVSSPQLDDASRGFSFMRDGPLDMRMNPHQSPSAAEWLARAEEQEIANVIWRYGEERFSRRIARLVVERRQEAPIETTRQLAELVSEAVPKKEKHKHPATRTFQAIRIYINRELEDLEICLQAAAERLAPGGRLVVISFHSLEDRLVKRFMRDLARGPKLPRGIPVTADQEQSAFRLVGKAAKAGAEEISDNVRARSAVMRVLERIDRSDKTQGSA from the coding sequence ATGACTTCCGAACACAACCAGAAGGACGGAGCGGACTACGCCCACCGCTCGGTACTTCTGGATTCGGCGGTCGATTACCTGGTTGGCGACCCCGATGGCAGATACGTGGATGGCACTTTCGGTCGTGGCGGTCACAGCCGGCTCATTCTTGAGCGCCTGGGTCCGAACGGGCACCTCCTCGGTTTCGACAAGGATCCCGAAGCGATCCGGGTTGCCGAGGCTCTGGCGGCTGAGGATCCCCGCTTCTCCTGGTTCCATGGTTCCTTCGCTGAACTGGCTTTGGCCATGGCTCGCCGTGACTGGGACGAAATTGACGGCCTTTTGCTGGATCTCGGGGTGTCGTCTCCGCAGCTTGATGACGCGTCTCGGGGCTTCAGCTTCATGCGCGACGGACCACTGGACATGCGCATGAATCCGCACCAGTCACCGAGTGCGGCCGAGTGGCTGGCCCGGGCGGAGGAGCAGGAAATTGCAAACGTTATCTGGCGATACGGAGAGGAAAGGTTTTCCCGCCGTATCGCCCGTCTCGTTGTGGAGCGCCGCCAGGAGGCCCCTATCGAGACCACAAGGCAGTTGGCGGAGCTGGTCAGCGAGGCCGTGCCGAAGAAGGAAAAACACAAGCATCCGGCGACCCGGACCTTCCAGGCTATCCGCATCTATATCAATCGGGAGCTGGAGGACCTGGAGATCTGTCTGCAGGCCGCCGCGGAGCGCCTGGCGCCCGGTGGCCGGTTGGTGGTGATCAGTTTCCACTCCCTGGAAGACCGGCTGGTCAAGCGCTTCATGCGGGACCTGGCGCGGGGACCGAAGTTGCCACGAGGCATTCCGGTTACCGCCGATCAGGAGCAGTCGGCGTTCCGGCTGGTGGGAAAAGCCGCCAAGGCCGGAGCAGAGGAAATCAGTGACAACGTTCGGGCCCGCAGTGCAGTAATGCGGGTACTTGAGCGAATCGACAGAAGCGACAAAACGCAGGGGAGCGCGTGA
- a CDS encoding penicillin-binding transpeptidase domain-containing protein, translating to MAAGLKAWRFGTVLGVFLLVVAALGWRLVDLHVVDNEFLRKQGDVRTIRVESIDAHRGVISDRHGEPLAVSTPVQTIWANPSEANPDEPRLANLARLLGINEARLRERLRDYAGREFIYLRRKVQPSLARDAMALDINGIYSRQEYRRYYPAGEVTAHVVGFTDIDERGQEGIELTYNDWLSGESGRKRVLKDNRGRAIKDLTLIRDAQPGQKLELSLDLRLQYLAYRELKAVVNAHKARGGTLVMLDVDTGEVLAMVNQGSYNPNDRSQLAAENLRNKAITDLFEPGSTMKPITVAAALESGLYKSGDTIDTSPGYRRFGRFTIRDHRNYGVLDLTGIIVKSSNVGMSKIASEIGGDVIRDLYSRLGLGQPTGVGFPGEAVGILPAPPKWRPVEEATLSYGYGMSVNALQLAQAYMVLANGGIRYPLSLLKVDEPPRGQRVLSEGVAHEVRQMLAQVVEKGTGTRAQPGFYSAGGKTGTVHLVGAQGYEDSQYKAIFAGMAPIDNPRIVTVVAVDAPQSGEYYGGEVAAPVFARVMSDALRLLNVKPELEVTGSPGESPTTGERG from the coding sequence ATGGCTGCAGGGCTGAAAGCCTGGCGGTTCGGCACCGTGCTGGGTGTTTTCCTGCTGGTGGTTGCCGCCCTGGGCTGGCGGCTGGTGGACCTGCATGTGGTGGACAACGAGTTTCTGCGCAAGCAGGGCGACGTCCGCACCATCCGGGTCGAGAGCATCGATGCCCATCGAGGTGTCATCAGTGATCGTCATGGCGAACCGCTGGCGGTCAGTACCCCGGTCCAGACAATCTGGGCCAATCCCTCTGAAGCCAATCCCGACGAGCCCCGCCTGGCCAACCTGGCCCGCCTGCTGGGTATCAATGAAGCCCGTCTGCGGGAGCGGCTCCGGGACTATGCCGGCCGGGAATTCATCTACCTGCGCCGCAAGGTTCAGCCCTCCCTTGCCCGGGACGCGATGGCGTTGGACATCAATGGGATTTACAGTCGGCAGGAATACCGTCGTTACTACCCTGCAGGCGAAGTGACCGCTCACGTCGTAGGCTTCACCGATATCGACGAGCGCGGCCAGGAAGGCATTGAACTGACCTATAACGACTGGCTCTCCGGGGAGTCCGGGCGCAAGCGCGTGCTCAAGGATAATCGTGGCCGGGCCATCAAGGACCTGACCCTGATCCGGGATGCCCAGCCGGGACAGAAACTCGAGCTCAGTCTCGATCTTCGCCTGCAGTACCTGGCCTATCGGGAGCTTAAAGCGGTGGTTAACGCCCACAAGGCTCGGGGCGGCACCCTGGTAATGCTCGACGTGGACACCGGAGAGGTTCTGGCGATGGTGAACCAGGGCTCCTACAACCCTAATGACCGGAGCCAGCTGGCGGCGGAGAACCTCAGAAACAAGGCCATCACCGACTTGTTCGAACCCGGCTCGACCATGAAGCCGATTACCGTGGCCGCAGCCCTGGAGTCCGGCCTTTATAAGTCTGGCGACACCATCGATACCTCCCCCGGCTATCGCCGGTTCGGTCGTTTTACCATCCGTGACCATCGCAATTACGGGGTCCTGGATCTCACCGGCATAATTGTGAAGTCCAGTAACGTGGGCATGAGCAAGATTGCTTCGGAAATCGGTGGTGACGTGATTCGGGATCTCTACAGCCGCCTGGGCCTGGGTCAGCCTACCGGCGTAGGGTTCCCGGGTGAGGCAGTCGGCATATTGCCGGCCCCGCCCAAATGGCGTCCCGTTGAGGAGGCCACACTTTCCTATGGTTATGGCATGAGCGTGAACGCCCTGCAACTGGCCCAAGCCTACATGGTTCTGGCCAATGGCGGCATCCGGTATCCGTTGAGCCTGCTCAAGGTCGATGAGCCGCCTCGGGGCCAGCGGGTGCTTTCCGAGGGTGTGGCTCATGAGGTCCGGCAAATGCTGGCGCAGGTGGTCGAGAAGGGTACCGGTACCCGGGCCCAGCCCGGCTTTTACTCTGCCGGCGGCAAGACAGGAACTGTTCACCTGGTTGGCGCTCAAGGTTATGAGGACAGCCAGTACAAGGCGATTTTTGCCGGAATGGCACCGATTGATAATCCGAGAATCGTTACCGTTGTGGCCGTTGATGCGCCGCAGTCCGGGGAATATTACGGCGGTGAGGTAGCCGCCCCGGTATTCGCCCGGGTGATGAGTGACGCACTGCGACTGCTGAATGTGAAGCCTGAACTGGAAGTCACCGGCTCGCCTGGCGAGTCGCCGACGACCGGGGAGCGAGGTTAA
- a CDS encoding UDP-N-acetylmuramoyl-L-alanyl-D-glutamate--2,6-diaminopimelate ligase, translating into MCIASLSTLLHGIVEVPSVFDVTIHGLKTDSREVRSGDAFVALAGARTPADFYVDKAIEAGATVVLLESVTAGECAEHHGALIVPVVGLREQLGRLADRFFEHPSQRLRLIGVTGTNGKTSVSQYIARLLKDTGTPCGVIGTLGYGMPDALQPASHTTPDVVQVNRVLYRILAQGGRAAAMEVSSHALDQGRVDNLTMTGAVFTNLTRDHLDYHGSMEAYGAAKAKLFEREALHFAVINFDDPFGRQLYGQLDGKCDRVRYSLHEAQTELWLREFRPTDEGFEAVVDGEWGAFDIRVPLMGSFNASNVLAAMAAVLSLGVPVDRVREAVGRLVPPPGRLERFTGNNGVRVVVDYAHTPDALSNALSALRPHVAGRLICVFGCGGDRDSGKRPEMAREAEHLADAVIVTDDNPRSEAPEAIVRDILAGFEQPVQVTVIHDRAEAIQSAIAQAGPDDLVLVAGKGHEAYQEIAGQKLPFSDTEQVRHCLKLNGGVA; encoded by the coding sequence ATGTGCATCGCATCACTCAGCACTTTGTTGCATGGCATCGTCGAGGTGCCGTCGGTATTCGATGTCACCATTCACGGACTGAAGACCGACAGCCGCGAGGTTCGGTCCGGAGATGCCTTTGTGGCGCTGGCTGGCGCGCGAACGCCGGCGGACTTTTACGTCGACAAGGCCATTGAGGCCGGCGCGACGGTTGTGTTGCTGGAGTCCGTTACCGCGGGCGAATGTGCCGAACACCATGGTGCGCTCATCGTGCCGGTGGTCGGGTTGCGGGAGCAACTTGGTCGCCTGGCGGATCGTTTTTTCGAGCATCCCTCGCAACGACTGCGGCTGATTGGCGTCACCGGCACCAATGGCAAGACTTCTGTCTCCCAGTACATTGCGCGCCTGCTGAAAGATACCGGAACGCCCTGCGGCGTGATCGGAACACTCGGCTACGGTATGCCCGACGCCCTTCAGCCGGCGAGTCACACCACCCCGGATGTGGTGCAGGTAAACCGGGTGTTGTACCGGATCCTGGCACAGGGTGGCCGGGCCGCAGCCATGGAGGTGTCGTCCCATGCCCTCGATCAGGGCCGGGTAGACAATCTCACCATGACCGGGGCGGTCTTCACCAACCTGACCCGCGATCATCTGGATTACCACGGGTCGATGGAAGCCTATGGCGCGGCGAAGGCAAAACTGTTTGAGCGCGAAGCGCTGCACTTCGCGGTGATCAATTTCGATGATCCGTTCGGGCGGCAGTTGTATGGGCAACTGGACGGGAAGTGTGACCGGGTCAGGTACAGCTTGCACGAAGCCCAGACCGAACTCTGGTTGAGGGAGTTCCGCCCGACCGACGAAGGGTTCGAGGCTGTGGTTGATGGCGAATGGGGGGCATTCGATATTCGCGTTCCCCTGATGGGCAGTTTCAATGCCAGCAATGTGCTGGCGGCTATGGCCGCGGTGTTGAGCCTTGGCGTACCCGTGGATCGCGTCCGGGAAGCTGTTGGCCGGCTGGTGCCGCCACCGGGCCGGCTGGAACGGTTTACCGGCAATAACGGCGTGCGGGTCGTGGTGGATTACGCCCACACACCGGACGCCCTCTCGAATGCCCTGTCAGCACTTCGGCCGCACGTGGCTGGCCGGCTGATCTGTGTGTTCGGCTGCGGTGGTGACCGGGATTCCGGAAAACGCCCGGAAATGGCGCGGGAAGCCGAGCACCTGGCGGATGCGGTCATTGTGACCGATGACAACCCCCGCAGTGAGGCGCCCGAGGCAATTGTCCGGGACATCCTGGCCGGCTTTGAACAACCCGTGCAGGTCACGGTGATCCATGACCGTGCCGAGGCCATCCAAAGCGCCATTGCCCAGGCCGGCCCGGACGATCTGGTGCTGGTTGCCGGCAAGGGCCACGAGGCTTACCAGGAAATTGCGGGTCAGAAGCTGCCATTCAGCGACACCGAGCAGGTCAGGCATTGCCTGAAGCTCAACGGAGGTGTGGCATGA
- a CDS encoding YraN family protein: MDGKRELGNHYEGVAARYLQSRGVTIIERNVYNRGGEIDLIGRDGDTLVFFEVRFRGEGSLTDPAGSITYGKQRKLLRAVSFYLHRHSLWNACSRIDVIGIVPGTTSKYRVQWIRNAIQAE; encoded by the coding sequence ATGGATGGCAAACGAGAATTGGGCAACCACTACGAAGGTGTCGCTGCACGGTATCTTCAAAGTCGGGGCGTCACCATTATCGAGAGGAATGTCTACAACCGCGGCGGAGAAATCGACCTGATCGGCCGGGACGGTGACACCCTGGTGTTCTTTGAAGTCCGCTTCCGCGGCGAAGGCAGCCTGACCGATCCGGCCGGCTCCATTACCTACGGCAAACAGCGAAAGCTGCTCAGGGCGGTTTCCTTCTATCTGCACCGACACAGCCTATGGAACGCCTGCAGCAGGATTGATGTAATCGGCATTGTGCCGGGGACCACCAGCAAATACCGGGTACAATGGATCAGGAACGCCATCCAGGCAGAGTAA
- a CDS encoding penicillin-binding protein activator: MIKKSINQSVLASFLAAFLLLSGCASVNLDSHVAQTPNEALELAAGEDNRTTAQQYLLRIASRFQSEGNHEDARTILESNQLDQMAPGLEGEKRLLAMTSATALQDSDWAGSITAGLTPDAFIEYAPDQMARAADLQARTYELTGDRVGAAMTLMLLAQTDPESDVQQLHDRIWQLLQTLSEQELADASAKAIGYEHQGWLELAALVREPGISLDEQGRVVRRWQNNWPGHPAAQVPPSELQLIATLATSRPEKIALALPLEGPFASAGKAIRDGFLSAYYLDESADRSKTDIRVINTAGEDFTDLYNELSSSNFDLIVGPLEKEALAQLAAMNTLPVPALGLNYLPEGSTPPDGLYQYGLSAEDEARQIADRLVDEDLDHVLVLIPQGEWGDRVERALLNRLQARNGIALDIERFFPEDNLRTVTADLLGITVSRNRAIQVERTIGIDVEFEARRRQDADAIVMVAEPTIARQFKPLFAFYFGGDLPVYSPSIVYGGTPNPSRDRDLNDVIFTDIPWILGENNELRDQAREHLKGTQGQLGRLFAMGADAWQLSKRLPLLRQLDSASIDGQTGVLTMTRQGSIHRSQLWAQFSNGAPELLPELQPSSENEQAPTRNSDGEDARQPGTI, from the coding sequence ATGATCAAGAAGTCTATCAATCAGTCTGTTCTGGCCAGTTTTCTGGCGGCGTTCCTGCTGTTGTCCGGGTGCGCCAGCGTCAACCTGGACTCCCACGTTGCCCAAACCCCCAACGAAGCCCTCGAGCTTGCCGCCGGCGAAGATAACCGGACAACGGCGCAGCAGTACCTGCTGAGGATTGCCAGTCGCTTCCAGAGTGAGGGCAACCATGAAGACGCACGCACCATACTGGAAAGCAACCAACTGGACCAGATGGCACCGGGGCTGGAAGGCGAGAAGCGCCTGCTGGCAATGACCAGCGCCACAGCCCTCCAAGACAGCGACTGGGCAGGCTCCATCACCGCAGGACTCACTCCGGACGCATTCATTGAGTACGCCCCGGATCAGATGGCCCGCGCGGCAGACCTTCAGGCCCGGACCTACGAACTTACCGGTGACCGCGTGGGCGCAGCAATGACACTGATGCTGCTGGCGCAGACCGACCCCGAGTCGGACGTACAACAGCTGCACGATCGAATCTGGCAACTGCTCCAGACCTTGTCAGAGCAGGAACTGGCCGATGCCAGCGCAAAAGCAATTGGTTACGAGCACCAGGGCTGGCTGGAACTCGCCGCCCTGGTCCGGGAGCCTGGCATCAGCCTGGATGAGCAAGGCCGCGTCGTTCGTCGCTGGCAGAACAACTGGCCAGGACACCCTGCGGCCCAGGTTCCGCCATCGGAGCTACAGCTGATTGCCACGCTGGCGACCAGCCGGCCGGAGAAGATTGCCCTGGCTCTGCCGCTGGAAGGACCCTTTGCCAGCGCCGGCAAGGCCATCCGGGACGGCTTCCTCTCCGCCTACTACCTGGACGAGTCCGCAGACCGCAGCAAGACCGATATTCGCGTCATCAATACTGCCGGTGAGGACTTCACCGACCTGTACAATGAGCTTTCGTCCAGCAACTTTGACCTGATCGTTGGCCCCCTCGAGAAAGAAGCGCTGGCACAGCTGGCCGCCATGAACACGCTGCCGGTTCCGGCGCTGGGTCTGAACTACCTCCCCGAGGGCTCCACTCCACCGGACGGCCTCTACCAGTATGGCCTCTCCGCCGAGGATGAGGCCCGGCAGATTGCCGATCGCCTGGTCGATGAGGATCTTGATCACGTCCTGGTCCTGATACCACAGGGCGAGTGGGGCGACCGGGTGGAACGCGCATTGCTGAACCGGCTCCAGGCGCGTAACGGCATCGCACTCGATATCGAGCGGTTTTTCCCGGAGGACAACCTGCGTACGGTAACGGCGGACCTGCTTGGCATCACGGTTTCCCGCAACCGGGCTATTCAGGTTGAGCGCACTATCGGCATCGACGTGGAATTCGAAGCACGCCGGCGCCAGGATGCGGATGCCATCGTGATGGTGGCCGAGCCCACCATCGCCCGCCAGTTCAAGCCGCTGTTCGCCTTCTACTTCGGCGGCGACCTGCCGGTGTACTCGCCTTCGATTGTATATGGCGGCACCCCGAATCCCTCCCGGGATCGCGACCTGAATGATGTTATTTTCACCGACATCCCCTGGATACTTGGTGAGAATAACGAGCTCCGGGACCAGGCCCGTGAACACCTGAAGGGCACTCAGGGCCAGCTTGGCCGGCTGTTTGCCATGGGCGCGGACGCCTGGCAGCTGAGCAAACGCCTGCCCCTGCTGCGCCAGCTCGATTCCGCCTCAATTGACGGCCAGACCGGTGTCCTGACCATGACCCGCCAGGGCAGTATTCACCGAAGCCAGCTCTGGGCCCAGTTCAGCAACGGTGCACCAGAACTTCTGCCTGAGCTGCAGCCTTCTTCGGAAAATGAACAGGCACCGACCCGCAACTCTGACGGCGAGGACGCACGTCAACCCGGGACAATCTGA